The window CCGGAACATCTCGGTCCGGCTCGCGACCCCGGCCCGGCGCCTGATCCGCCACCCGGAGCAGGGCATCGTCGGGCTGCTGGCGGAGCACGAGGGCGAGGAGATCGCCATCAAGGCGCGCAAGGGCGTGATCCTGGCGTGCGGCGGCTTCGAGAACAACGAGGAGATGAAGCGCAACTACTTCGAGGCCATGCCCGTCTACACGCTGTTCACCGGCAACACCGGCGACGGCATCAAGATGGCCCAGGACGTGGGCGCTTCCATGTGGCACATGTGGCACTTCCACGGCAGCTACGGCTTCAAGTACCCGGAGTTCCCGCTGGCCTTCCGCCACTGCTTCCGCGGCCCGCGCAAGGACGACTGGGTCATGCCCTGGATCGCCGTGGACAAGTACGGCCGCCGGTTCATGAACGAGTATCCGCCGGCGGTGCAGGACACCGGCCACCGGGCGCTGGAGTTCTACGACGCCGACAAGCAGGAGTTCCCGCGCATTCCCGCCTACCTGGTGTTCGACGAGAAGGGGCGCAAGCTCGGCCCCGTGGGGCAGCCCACGGTGCACGACGAGCACGTCTCCTACGACTGGAGCGAGGACAACCTGGCCGAGGTGGAGCGCGGCTGGATCAAGACGGCCGGCGACCTCGACGCCATCGCCGCGATGATCCCGGCCACCGACGCGGCCACGCTCAAGGCCACGGTGGCGGACTGGAACGAGGTGTGCACGAGCGGCGGCGAGGACCGCTATCACCGCGTCCCGGGCACGCGCATGACCATCGACACGCCGCCGTTCTACCTGATGGAGGTGTGGCCCATCGTCTCCAACACCCAGGGCGGCCCGGTGCACGACGCCGAACAGCACGTGATGGACACGCGCGACGAACCCATCCGGCGGCTCTTCTCGGCGGGCGAGTGCGGTTCGTCCTTCGGGCACCTCTACCTGGAAGCGGGCAACATCACCGAGTGCTTCGTCACCGGCCGCATCGCCGGCCGCAACGCGGCGGCGCTGGAGGATTGGTAGGAAGACCTGGACCTGACGGAGAGGGTGCGGAACGACGGAGGAGACCCGCTGATCCATGCTTGACTACTTCGGCTCCCTGTTCGCCGGCCTCGCGGCCGTGCTGCCTTTCTCGGCGGCCGGGCAGGATCCCTTCGTCTTCATGATGATCGGCATCGCTATCGGCTTCGCGGTGGGGATCCTTCCGGGGCTGGGCGGGGCCACCACGCTGGCGCTGATGCTGCCGTTCATCTACAAGATGGACCCCACCACGGCCTTCGCGTTCCTGCTCGGGAGCCACGCCGTCACCGCCACCACCGGCGACATCACCTCGGTGCTCTTCGGGGTTCCGGGCGAGGGCATCACCGCCGCCACCATCGTCGACGGCCACGCCATGGCCAAGAACGGCGAAGCGGGCCGCGCCCTGGGAGCGGCGCTCATGAGCTCCCTGGTGGGCGCCATCTTCGGCGCGTTCGCGCTGGCGCTGGCCATCCCCATCGTCCAGCCGCTGGTGCTGTCCATCGGCGCGCCCGAGTTTCTGATGCTCAGCCTCCTCGGCATCACTTTCCTGGCTTCGCTGAGCGGCGGCAACATCGCCAAGGGCCTCACCGCCGGCGGCTTCGGCCTGGTGCTGGCCATGGTGGGTCTCGACGCCATCACCAGCGTGTCGCGCTACACCCTGGAACCCATCCTCGGCAGCGGGAACGCCCTGTTCCTGTGGGACGGCCTTTCCCTGGTGGCCGTGACCGTGGGGCTTTTCGCCATCCCGGAGATCATCGAGCTGGGTACTCAGGGAAGCAGCATCGCCCGGGACGCGCCCGACGCGTTGGGCGGGGTGATGCAGGGCGTCCGCGACACTTTCAGGAAGTGGAAGCTGGTGCTCCGGTGCAGCGCCATCGGCACCTACATCGGACTGATTCCCGGTCTGGGGGGCGGGCCGGCTCAGTGGGTGGCCTATGCCCACGCCGTCCAGAGCGGCTCGGACCACGCCCGCTTCGGCGAAGGGGCCGTGGAAGGCGTGCTGGGTCCCGGCGCCGCCAACAACTCGAAGGAGGGCGGGTCGCTGGTCCCCACCATCGCCTTCGGCGTGCCGGGCAGCGTGGGCATGGCGATCCTCTTGGGGGCCTTCATCATCCAGGGCATCGTCCCCGGACCGGACCTGCTGAATCCGCACAAGCACCTGACCCTGACCTTCTCCTTCGTCTGGATCATCGTGCTGTCCAACATCGTCACCGTGGCGGTCTGCTTTCTCTTCCTCAAGCACCTGGCCAGGATCACGTTCGTCAAAGGCACCTACCTCATCCCGTTCCTGCTGTTGCTCATCTTCCTGGGCGGTTTCGCCGTCAAGAACAGCTTCGGCGACATGATCGTGGTGCTTCTGTTCGGCGCGTTGGGGTGGCTGATGATGCGCAATGACTGGCAGCGGCCCCCTTTGCTGCTGGGTCTCGTGCTGGGAGGCATCGCCGACAACAACCTCTTCCTCACCACCAAGATCTACGGCATGAGCTGGGTGACGCGGCCCGGGGTCATCGTCATCGGACTCTTGATCGCCGGAGCGTTGCTCTACCCGCTGTGGCAGGCGTACAGGCAGCGGCGGGTGGAGGTGGAAAGGGGAGGAACGCCCGTCGAAGGTTACGAGGGCGCCGGTCCGGAGGAGGCGGGAGAGGCCTCCAAGTCGGAGCGGACTCTCTTCGCCGGCTTTTTCGTCGCCCTGTTCGTCTACGTGGTGTACGAGGCCCTCTACGGCTTCGGCGCCATCGAGAAGCAGGCCGCGCTGTTCCCCCTGGCCGTGGGAATTCCGAGCCTCGCGCTGGCGCTTGTGGCGCTCGTCCAGGAGTTTCGCGCCGCGACGCCGGCGACGGCAACGGAGACCGCCGCGGTGGCCGCCGACCGCGCGTCGCTGCGCCGCCGCACCTTGGCCATCGCGAGCTGGACGGTGGGCTTCTTCCTCATGATCTGGTTTCTCGGCTTCATCACCGCGTCCGCGGTGGCGACGCTGGCCTACCTCAAGCTCGGCGCCGGCGAGAAGTGGGGCATCAGCATCGCTTTGGCGGTGGTGGCGTGGATCTTCTTCTTCGGCCTGTTCGACTACGGCCTTCACCTGCCTTTCCCGCCGGGAGAACTGTTCATACGGCTCGGACTCGCCTGACCGTCATCTCGCTTCATCGAGGTTGAAACATGGACGCAACTTGGGATCAGGAGACCGATGTCGTCGTGGTGGGCTATGGGTACTCCGGCGGGGTAGCCGCCATTGTCGCGCACGATCTCGGCGTCCGCGTGGCGTTGCTGGAGAAGATGGAGCACCCTGGCGGCAACTCCATCCTCTCCGGCGGCTTCTTCAGGATCACCGACGACGTGGACAAAGCCTTCGCCTACCTCAAGCGCATGTGCCTCAACACCGTGCCCGATCCGGTGATCCACACCTTCGCCAAGGAATTGCGCACCCTTTCCGGCTTCATGAAGGAGCTTACCGACGACACCGACATCGAGGTGCAGGAACGGCACGGCACCGGCGGCACCTACCGCTTCGACGGCGGGCCTCCGGGCGACGCCATCGGACTCCTGGCCGTGAAGAGCGAGGAAGCCCAGTGCTATCCCTGGCTCCAGGTCCACGGCACGGGCTGGATCGCCTTCAAGGTGGTGGACGACAACGTGAGCAAGCGCGACATCGACGTCTCCCTCTCCACTCCGGTGCGGGAACTCGTGTCGGACGAGCAGGGCAGGGCGGTAGGCGTGGTGGCCGAAAAGGAAGGCAAGACCCTGCGGATCCGGGCGCGCAAGGGTGTCGTGCTGGCCGCGGGAGGGTTCGAGCACAACGAGCAGCTCAGGCTCCAGTACCTACAGGCGCAGCCCTTCTACCCCATCTGCGCCCTCGGCAACACCGGCGACGGGCTGCTGATGGGGCAGAAGGCCGGCGCCGGCCTGTGGCACATGTGGCACGTCCACGGCGGCTACGGCTTCAAGACGCCGGAATACCCCATCGCCTTCCGGCACCGCATCCAGGGGCGGCACGGCGCCAACCACCGGCCGAAGCCGGGCGAGGAGTTCTCGCTCAAGAGCGGCGACGAGGGGCCCAAGATGATGCCCTGGATCGTCGTCGACAAGTTCGGCAAGCGCTACATGGACGAGTACCCGCCGGCGCCGCAGGACAGCCCCTGGCGCGACATGAGCCTCTACGACGTGCATATCAAGGACTTCCCGCGCATACCGTCGCACATGATCTTCGACGAGAACGGGCGCATCACCGGGCCGATGTTCACCCCCATCAGCGACCACCCGTCGCGCCGCTACGAGTGGAGCGAGGACAACTCCGTGGAGCTGTCCAAGGGCTGGATCAAGCAGGCGCCCACCATCGAGGAGCTGGCGCGGACCATCGGCGTTCCCGAAGACAACCTGGCGGCCACGGTGGCGCGCTGGAACGAGATCTGCGACCGGGAGGAAGACACCGACTTCCGGCGCTTCGCCGGCAGCCTGTTCCCCATCTTCAAGCCGCCGTTCTACGCCGTCGAGGTGTGGCCGGTCATTACCAACACCCAGGGCGCCCTCGCCCACGACCCGGACCAGCGGGTGCTCGACGCCCATGACAACCCCATCCCGGGCCTCTACTGCGCCGGTGAGATGGGCGGTGTCTTCGGCCACCTCTACCTGAACTCCGGTAACAACTCCGAGGCGTTCATCACCGGCATGGTGGCCGGTCGGAACGCGGCGCGCGAGCCGTGATGTCACGACCTCAATGTCCACAAAGGCGATGTCCCACCTCATCGTCATTCCCGCGAAAGCGGGAATCCAGGCGGAGCGGGGCCGCCGATACCTACGTCGCACCCCTCTCCACCCCTGTATTCCCGCTTTTCGCGGTAATGACGGAAGGAGAGGCGGAATGACGATGAGGGGTGACCGCTGTAAGGCTGACTCCGAGATGACATGAGCGTTCTAGTTACAGGTGGAACGGGCTTCGTAGGGACTCATATCGTCGCCCAGTTGGCGGCGCTCGGGGAGCGCGTGGTGGCGCTGTCCTCGGAAGGGGAGTTGGACGAGACGGCGCGAGATCTTCTCGGGCAGGCGGCGGTAGCCAAGGTGACCTGCGTCAAGGCCGATGTCCTGGACCTGGACGCCCTGTGTGAGGTGTTGGAGAATCACGCCGTCGACCGGATCATCCACGGCGCGGCGGTGACGGCCATCGGTGATCTGGAGTCCGAGGCGGCCCGGTCGGCCGCGCTGGTGAACGTGGGCGGCACCGCCACCGTGCTGGAAGCAGCGCGGCTCGCCGGCGTGACGCGCTTTATCCACCTGAGTTCGGCGAGTGTCTACGGCGCCACCGATCCAGCCGTACCGCTGGAAGAAACCGTCCCGTTGGCGCCCAGCGGCATCTACGGCATCACCAAGCGCGCGGGGGAAGAAATCGTACGCCGCTACTTCGAGCTGTTCGGGATGAGTGGCGTCATCCTGCGGCTCTCCGCGCCCTATGGTCCGTTGGAACGCCCCAACCCCCTGCGCACTGTCATGTCGCCGGTGTTCGAGTGGTGCCGGGCCGCGCTGAACGGCGACGAGGTGGAACTGGCGGACGACCTGGAGCGCGACCTCACCTACGTCGCGGATGCCGCCCGCTGCGTGGTGTTGGCATTACGAAAGCAACACTTGAAGTATCATGTCTACAACGCGAGTTGTGGTGAAAATCTGCGGTTCTCCGATATCCTGGCGGCCCTGGCGCGAGTCCGGCCCGGATTCCGCTTCCGCCGGAAGGAGGGCGGATCGCTGTCGCCGTTCTTTCGCGCCAGCCTGCGCGGTCCCCTCTCCATGAAGCGGGCACGGGAAGAACTTGGCTTCGAGCCGCGATACGACATCGAGCGCGGGCTCGGCCGGTACCTGGAATGGCTGGAGCGCCACCCGCTGTAGCCGCAGGAGGGAAGCATGCCGAAGCTCGTCGACCTGAGCCTGCCGTTGACCACCAACGTGACCGTGGTTCCGGGTCACCCGACCTTGTCGTTCCACCCGATCCACACGCACGAAACCCACGGCCGCTCCAACACCGAGATGCACGCGAGCATCCACACCGGCACCCACTGCGACCCGCCGTATCACTTCGTGCCCGGCGGCAAGACCATCGACCAGATGCCCCTGGAGCGCTTCATGGGGCCCGCGGTCAAGATCGATCTGCGCCGCAAGGTGAAGCCCCGGACCGGCATCACCATCGACGACGTGCGCACCTCGCCGGGCTTTCGGGAGCAGGATCTCAAGGGAAGGATCGTGGTGTTCCACACCGGCTGGAACCGGAAGATGTTCGGCGACCCCAACTACTACTTCGACAACCCCTACATCACCGTCGAGCTGGCGCGCTGGCTGGTATCGAAGCGCATCAAGGCGCTGGCCCTCGATTCGCCCCAGGACCAGGTGCGGGGGACGGGGGAGCCCCGCCCCGGAGACTTTCCGGTGCACCGGACCTTCCTGGGCAAGGGCATCCCGTTCATCGAGCACCTGGCCAACCTGCACAAGGTCCGGCAGCGCA of the Deltaproteobacteria bacterium genome contains:
- a CDS encoding FAD-dependent oxidoreductase, with protein sequence MDSYDNGLPARWDVETDVIVVGFGFAGGVSAVAAADAGTEVTIVEKMPNPGGISILAGGGIATALDENDAFEYLRHTNAGRTPDDVLRALAKGMTEMKEFVKELVKETPFELEEQRNGGTYPFPGGPGLDGFKIAPMEGYDGFQYAKGLRGGARLFKVLLDNVEARRNISVRLATPARRLIRHPEQGIVGLLAEHEGEEIAIKARKGVILACGGFENNEEMKRNYFEAMPVYTLFTGNTGDGIKMAQDVGASMWHMWHFHGSYGFKYPEFPLAFRHCFRGPRKDDWVMPWIAVDKYGRRFMNEYPPAVQDTGHRALEFYDADKQEFPRIPAYLVFDEKGRKLGPVGQPTVHDEHVSYDWSEDNLAEVERGWIKTAGDLDAIAAMIPATDAATLKATVADWNEVCTSGGEDRYHRVPGTRMTIDTPPFYLMEVWPIVSNTQGGPVHDAEQHVMDTRDEPIRRLFSAGECGSSFGHLYLEAGNITECFVTGRIAGRNAAALEDW
- a CDS encoding tripartite tricarboxylate transporter permease — translated: MLDYFGSLFAGLAAVLPFSAAGQDPFVFMMIGIAIGFAVGILPGLGGATTLALMLPFIYKMDPTTAFAFLLGSHAVTATTGDITSVLFGVPGEGITAATIVDGHAMAKNGEAGRALGAALMSSLVGAIFGAFALALAIPIVQPLVLSIGAPEFLMLSLLGITFLASLSGGNIAKGLTAGGFGLVLAMVGLDAITSVSRYTLEPILGSGNALFLWDGLSLVAVTVGLFAIPEIIELGTQGSSIARDAPDALGGVMQGVRDTFRKWKLVLRCSAIGTYIGLIPGLGGGPAQWVAYAHAVQSGSDHARFGEGAVEGVLGPGAANNSKEGGSLVPTIAFGVPGSVGMAILLGAFIIQGIVPGPDLLNPHKHLTLTFSFVWIIVLSNIVTVAVCFLFLKHLARITFVKGTYLIPFLLLLIFLGGFAVKNSFGDMIVVLLFGALGWLMMRNDWQRPPLLLGLVLGGIADNNLFLTTKIYGMSWVTRPGVIVIGLLIAGALLYPLWQAYRQRRVEVERGGTPVEGYEGAGPEEAGEASKSERTLFAGFFVALFVYVVYEALYGFGAIEKQAALFPLAVGIPSLALALVALVQEFRAATPATATETAAVAADRASLRRRTLAIASWTVGFFLMIWFLGFITASAVATLAYLKLGAGEKWGISIALAVVAWIFFFGLFDYGLHLPFPPGELFIRLGLA
- a CDS encoding FAD-binding protein encodes the protein MDATWDQETDVVVVGYGYSGGVAAIVAHDLGVRVALLEKMEHPGGNSILSGGFFRITDDVDKAFAYLKRMCLNTVPDPVIHTFAKELRTLSGFMKELTDDTDIEVQERHGTGGTYRFDGGPPGDAIGLLAVKSEEAQCYPWLQVHGTGWIAFKVVDDNVSKRDIDVSLSTPVRELVSDEQGRAVGVVAEKEGKTLRIRARKGVVLAAGGFEHNEQLRLQYLQAQPFYPICALGNTGDGLLMGQKAGAGLWHMWHVHGGYGFKTPEYPIAFRHRIQGRHGANHRPKPGEEFSLKSGDEGPKMMPWIVVDKFGKRYMDEYPPAPQDSPWRDMSLYDVHIKDFPRIPSHMIFDENGRITGPMFTPISDHPSRRYEWSEDNSVELSKGWIKQAPTIEELARTIGVPEDNLAATVARWNEICDREEDTDFRRFAGSLFPIFKPPFYAVEVWPVITNTQGALAHDPDQRVLDAHDNPIPGLYCAGEMGGVFGHLYLNSGNNSEAFITGMVAGRNAAREP
- a CDS encoding NAD(P)-dependent oxidoreductase encodes the protein MSVLVTGGTGFVGTHIVAQLAALGERVVALSSEGELDETARDLLGQAAVAKVTCVKADVLDLDALCEVLENHAVDRIIHGAAVTAIGDLESEAARSAALVNVGGTATVLEAARLAGVTRFIHLSSASVYGATDPAVPLEETVPLAPSGIYGITKRAGEEIVRRYFELFGMSGVILRLSAPYGPLERPNPLRTVMSPVFEWCRAALNGDEVELADDLERDLTYVADAARCVVLALRKQHLKYHVYNASCGENLRFSDILAALARVRPGFRFRRKEGGSLSPFFRASLRGPLSMKRAREELGFEPRYDIERGLGRYLEWLERHPL
- a CDS encoding cyclase family protein; translated protein: MPKLVDLSLPLTTNVTVVPGHPTLSFHPIHTHETHGRSNTEMHASIHTGTHCDPPYHFVPGGKTIDQMPLERFMGPAVKIDLRRKVKPRTGITIDDVRTSPGFREQDLKGRIVVFHTGWNRKMFGDPNYYFDNPYITVELARWLVSKRIKALALDSPQDQVRGTGEPRPGDFPVHRTFLGKGIPFIEHLANLHKVRQRTFTLIAFPIKIEGGDGAPCRAVAVV